In Mesoplodon densirostris isolate mMesDen1 chromosome 5, mMesDen1 primary haplotype, whole genome shotgun sequence, a single window of DNA contains:
- the N6AMT1 gene encoding methyltransferase N6AMT1, whose protein sequence is MAAPWFPTPLHRHVGRGSFSDVYEPAEDTFLLLDALEAAAAELTGVEICLEVGSGSGVVSAFLASMIGPQALYMCTDVNPEAAACTLETARCNKVHIQPIITDLVKGLLPRLKEKVDLLVFNPPYVVTPPEEVRSHGIEAAWAGGRNGREVMDRLFPLAPELLSPRGLFYLVTIKENNPEEILKIMKTKGLQGTTALSRQAGQEILSVLKFTKS, encoded by the exons ATGGCGGCGCCTTGGTTCCCTACGCCGTTGCACAGGCATGTGGGCCGTGGCTCCTTCAGCGACGTGTACGAGCCCGCGGAGGACACATTCCTGCTGCTGGACGCGCTCGAGGCGGCGGCAGCCGAACTCACGGG agtgGAGATATGCCTTGAAGTAGGGTCAGGGTCTGGAGTGGTATCTGCATTCCTAGCCTCTATGATAGGTCCTCAAGCTTTGTACAT GTGCACTGATGTCAACCCTGAGGCAGCAGCATGTACACTGGAGACAGCACGCTGTAACAAAGTCCACATTCAACCAATAATTACAGATTTG gTCAAAGGCTTGCTACCAAGATTGAAGGAAAAAGTTGATCTTCTGGTGTTTAATCCTCCCTATGTAGTGACTCCACCTGAAGAG GTAAGGAGTCACGGGATAGAGGCAGCTTGGGCTGGTGGCAGAAATGGTCGTGAAGTCATGGACAGATTGTTTCCACTGGCTCCAGAGCTCCTTTCACCAAGAGGATTGTTCTATTTAGTCACcattaaagaaaacaatccaG aagaaattttgaaaataatgaagACAAAAGGTCTACAAGGGACCACTGCACTTTCCAGGCAAGCAGGCCAAGAAATCCTTTCAGTCCTCAAGTTCACCAAGTCTTAA